The DNA window AGGCGTCAGAGGCTGGCGGTGCGATTGCTTCCTTCCTGAGAGCATTGCCGAGCGCACGTCGAGGCAAGCTCCACATCTGGTATTCCCCGTTTTTAAGGACACGCCAGAGCAAGGATGCGCTGCTCGAAGCCCTGCCGGAAAGCTTTGTCGGCGACATCAGGGAAGATTATCTCCTCCGCGAGCAGGATTTCGGTCTCTTCACCGAGATCTATGATCACGCGGAGCGGAAGCAGAAATTCCCCGAGGAATTCGAAAAATGGGCAAGACTGCGCAATAACAGCGGGAAATTCTACGCGCGGCCGCCGGACGGCGAAAGCCGGGCGGACGTGGCGCAGCGGGTGCGTCTCTTTCTCCAGACGGTCATGCGCGACGCCGAACATGACGACGACAACGTAGCGATCGTCGGCCATGGCGTCACCAACCGCGCGGTGGAAATGAATTTTCTCCACCATTCGGTCGACTGGTTCGAGCGCTCCGACAATCCCGGAAACGCCGACGTCACGCTGATCGAGGGAACCCGCTCCCACGGCTACCAATCAATCCTGCTGCACCAGGCCTGCGACCGGGAGCCGGGACAGGAGAGCGAATTGCGCGATGCCTATGGCGCTGATGTGACGATAACGCCGAAGGGCGGTGGATAAACCCCTCCCCAACGAGGCCGCACCGTCCTTCTCCAATTCATCGTTTCATCCGCGAAAACGTCCATGTCCGCCACGGTCAGCGCCAACTCAACCCCTCCCGCCCTACTTCAACTTCACGCAGCCTGCTCCGCCGCCATCGGCTTCACATTCTGGTTCATCCGGAACAGATTGTTCGGATCGTAGCGCAGCTTGATTTCGGAAAGACGCGCATAATTGGCCCCGTAAGCCATTTCGACCCGGTCGACCTCGTCTTCGGGCATGAAGTTGATATAGGCGGTGCCCACAGCATGCGGCTTGGTGGCTTCGAAGAGTTCACGCGCCCAGCCAATGCAGCCTGCGTCCATCCCGGTTTCCCGCCAGCGCGCGTGCACATTCATGACGAAATGCGAACTGCGCTGCGGAAATGCGGTGGCTTCGGTCGGCACACGGCCGGCGGCCCCACCGACATGGCCGATGAATATTTCGCATTCGGGTCCTGGCAGTCCGCGCACGGCGTCCAGAAGCAAGCCGATCGCCGCATCCGAAAGCGACGCGAAGTCCTGGCTCTTCCAGTAGTTGCGCGCCCCTGGTGTCAGCAGCGGATCGAATGCCTGCTGCCAGCCAACAAACGGCATTGGGCCGACGATGTCGGCAATCGGCTTTCCGATCCCACGCAATCTGGCCGCAGCCTTTTCGCCGGCCGCAACGTTTCCGCAATAGCACATGGCGAGCACCACGACCTCCTTGCCGTGCCACTCGGCCGGCAGGAACGGCAGCGGCGGCGCCTGGCGCATCACCATCCAGCAGGTCAGCTCGTCGGGTGCTGCTTCCAGCGCCTGCCGATACTCCCGAAGCACTTTTTCCGCGTCGGCGAAGGGATGTACGACCAATCCGGCGAAAACTTCAGGATGGAGCGGGTTGAGCTGGAATTCGAAGGAGGTGACGACGCCGAAATTGCCGCCGCCGCCGCGCAGTGCCCAGAACAGATCCGGCCTTTCCGTCTCGCTCGCGTTGACCAGCTCGCCCTCGGCGGTCACCACATCGACCGAAATCAGATTATCCAGCGTCAGCCCGAATTTGCGGGTTAACCAGCCGAAACCGCCACCGAGCGTCAGGCCGGCAATGCCGGTCGTGGAATTGATGCCGGTCGGCAGCACCAGCCCGAAGGCCAGCGTTTCCTTGTCGACGTCGCCGAGCGTGGCGCCTGGCTCGACCCTGGCGCGGCGTGTCTCGATATCTACCCGCACCGATTTCATCGGCGACAGATCGATGACGACACCACCCTCGCAAACCGCATTGCCGGCAATGCCGTGCCCACCGCCGCGCACCGAAACGAGCAGATCGTTGTCGCGCGCAAAGCGCACAGCGCGCACGACATCGGCCGCTCCCGCGCACCGCGCGATCAGGCCCGGCCGGCGATCGATCATTGCGTTCCAGATCGTCCGCGCCTCGTTGTAATCCATGTCTTTGCTGGTCAGGAGACTGCCGCGAAAGCCGGCGGCAAACGCAT is part of the Rhizobium bangladeshense genome and encodes:
- a CDS encoding FAD-binding oxidoreductase; amino-acid sequence: MDNLNLTTLQRGQTMVNDVAMDAFAAGFRGSLLTSKDMDYNEARTIWNAMIDRRPGLIARCAGAADVVRAVRFARDNDLLVSVRGGGHGIAGNAVCEGGVVIDLSPMKSVRVDIETRRARVEPGATLGDVDKETLAFGLVLPTGINSTTGIAGLTLGGGFGWLTRKFGLTLDNLISVDVVTAEGELVNASETERPDLFWALRGGGGNFGVVTSFEFQLNPLHPEVFAGLVVHPFADAEKVLREYRQALEAAPDELTCWMVMRQAPPLPFLPAEWHGKEVVVLAMCYCGNVAAGEKAAARLRGIGKPIADIVGPMPFVGWQQAFDPLLTPGARNYWKSQDFASLSDAAIGLLLDAVRGLPGPECEIFIGHVGGAAGRVPTEATAFPQRSSHFVMNVHARWRETGMDAGCIGWARELFEATKPHAVGTAYINFMPEDEVDRVEMAYGANYARLSEIKLRYDPNNLFRMNQNVKPMAAEQAA
- a CDS encoding histidine phosphatase family protein, which codes for MRLFLVRHGESLGNINEQAYRQFGDHNVPLTQWGYRQASEAGGAIASFLRALPSARRGKLHIWYSPFLRTRQSKDALLEALPESFVGDIREDYLLREQDFGLFTEIYDHAERKQKFPEEFEKWARLRNNSGKFYARPPDGESRADVAQRVRLFLQTVMRDAEHDDDNVAIVGHGVTNRAVEMNFLHHSVDWFERSDNPGNADVTLIEGTRSHGYQSILLHQACDREPGQESELRDAYGADVTITPKGGG